The following is a genomic window from Acidimicrobiales bacterium.
CGATCCCGGCGGTAGGCGAAGGCCGGCGGCTCGTCGGGTGGTTGGCACATCCCGTGGCGTCGGAAGCCGGCCTTCTCCAGGGCTCGCCACGATCGTCGGTTCTCCTGGGCCGGCGTTGCCACGCAGGTGCGGGCGTCGGGCGTCAGCTCGAGGACGAGGTCGGCGAAGCGGGCCAGGACCAGGGCGCCGAGGCCGCGCCCGGCCACCACCTCCGACAGCAGGTAGTCGATGCCGACCGCACCGGGGATCTCCACAGCCTCGTCGTGGGCGCGGTGGTCCAGGTGGCGGTAGTGCTGGGCCAGGCCGACGGCGTTGTCGTCGACCTCCACGATCCACATCGTCGTGGTGGGGTCTCGGCCATCGACCCTGGGCCCGTACTTCTCCTCGATCCCCTCCGGTGAGGCGTCGGGATTCCACCACCGTGCCACCTCCGCCTCACGGAACCACTGGGCCAGCGTCACGAAGTCCGACCGTCGCAACGGCCGAAACCCGATGGCGTGCGCCTGGTCGGTCACCATCGCCGTCGCTCGCTGGTAGCAGCCTCGGGGGAGCTCGACCACCCGACCAGTCTCGCCGATCACCGAGGTGTGCACCGCGCTTCACGCCTCATCGCACCCAGGTGTCGAGGAGCTCCTTGCCACGCTCCTGCCACTCCTCGACGGTGATGGCGTAGCGCACGTGGTCCTCCCACACCCCGTTGATCTCCAGGTAGCGCACCGCCACCCCCTCGTCGCGGAAGCCGAGCTTCTCGACCACCCGGCGGCTGGGCAGGTTGCGGGGGATGATGGCGATCTGGAGCCGGTGGAGGCCGAGGTCGTCGAAGGCGTGGCGGGCGACCACCACCACCGCCTCGGGCACGTAGCCGAGGCCGGCCAGCTCCTCGTCGACCCAGTAGCCGACGTAGGCGCTCTGGAACGGCCCGCGCTGGACGCCGTTGACGTTGATCTCCCCCGCCAGGCGGCCATCGACGAAGATGCCGAACCCGTAGCCGGTGCCGAGCTGACGCTCCCGGTCGCGGGCACGGCACCGGGCGGCGA
Proteins encoded in this region:
- a CDS encoding GNAT family N-acetyltransferase gives rise to the protein MVELPRGCYQRATAMVTDQAHAIGFRPLRRSDFVTLAQWFREAEVARWWNPDASPEGIEEKYGPRVDGRDPTTTMWIVEVDDNAVGLAQHYRHLDHRAHDEAVEIPGAVGIDYLLSEVVAGRGLGALVLARFADLVLELTPDARTCVATPAQENRRSWRALEKAGFRRHGMCQPPDEPPAFAYRRDR
- a CDS encoding GNAT family protein; this encodes MTALRGRRVVLRPFTVGDFSQWQEVRRRNAGWLVRWEPRRPPGAADIIDSRSAFAARCRARDRERQLGTGYGFGIFVDGRLAGEINVNGVQRGPFQSAYVGYWVDEELAGLGYVPEAVVVVARHAFDDLGLHRLQIAIIPRNLPSRRVVEKLGFRDEGVAVRYLEINGVWEDHVRYAITVEEWQERGKELLDTWVR